One Bradyrhizobium sp. ISRA464 genomic window carries:
- a CDS encoding D-amino-acid transaminase — protein MEKIAYVNGSFVPHSEAKVSVFDRGFLFADGIYEVAAVLDGKLIDNASHLARLERSVGEIKLALPESLARIEEIQKELVKRNNLVNGMVYLEVTRGADKGRDFAFPKADVKPTLIMFTSEKDIINAPSAKTGINVITVPDIRWTRRDIKSVALLAQVLAKQAAAEAGAGEAWMIEDGKVTEGGSSSAFIVTKDDVIVTRQNGNEILPGCTRKAVVKLAEEHQLRIEERAFTVEEALAAKEAFITSASVFVQGVVAIDGKKVGSGKVGPMTDRLREIYVEFAKATAV, from the coding sequence TTGGAAAAGATCGCTTACGTCAACGGCTCGTTCGTGCCGCATTCGGAGGCCAAGGTCTCGGTCTTCGACCGCGGATTCCTGTTCGCCGACGGCATCTACGAGGTGGCCGCGGTGCTCGACGGCAAGCTGATCGACAACGCCTCGCACCTGGCGCGGCTGGAGCGTTCGGTCGGCGAGATCAAGCTCGCGCTGCCGGAGAGCCTGGCGCGGATCGAGGAGATCCAGAAGGAACTGGTCAAGCGCAACAACCTCGTCAACGGCATGGTCTATCTCGAGGTGACCCGTGGCGCCGACAAAGGCCGCGATTTCGCCTTCCCGAAGGCGGACGTCAAGCCGACCCTGATCATGTTCACTTCCGAGAAGGACATCATCAACGCGCCGTCGGCGAAGACCGGCATCAACGTCATCACCGTGCCCGACATCCGCTGGACGCGGCGCGACATCAAGAGCGTGGCGCTGCTGGCGCAGGTGCTGGCCAAGCAGGCCGCGGCCGAAGCCGGCGCCGGCGAGGCCTGGATGATCGAGGACGGCAAGGTCACCGAGGGAGGCTCGTCGTCCGCCTTCATCGTCACGAAGGACGACGTCATCGTGACGCGGCAGAACGGCAACGAGATCCTGCCCGGCTGCACGCGCAAGGCGGTGGTCAAGCTCGCCGAGGAGCACCAGCTCCGCATCGAGGAGCGCGCCTTCACGGTGGAGGAGGCGCTCGCTGCCAAGGAAGCCTTCATCACCAGCGCGTCGGTGTTCGTCCAGGGCGTGGTCGCGATCGACGGCAAGAAGGTCGGCAGCGGCAAGGTCGGCCCGATGACCGACCGCCTGCGCGAGATCTATGTCGAGTTCGCCAAGGCGACGGCGGTGTGA